The DNA segment TGAGGTCACCGCCGTCGAGAACCTCGGCGACGCCTCCCGCTTCCGCCTGCGCGGACCGGTCGTGACCAAGGACGCCAAGCACGGCGACTCCATCGCCGTGAACGGCGTCTGTCTCACCGTGGTCGACTCCGGCGGCGGAGAGTTCACCGCCGATGTCATGGCCGAGACACTCAACCGCTCCAGCCTCGGCGCGCTCGCCGTCGGCTCCCGGGTCAACCTCGAACGCCCCATGGCGCTCGGCGGCCGGCTCGGCGGACACCTCGTCCAGGGCCATGTGGACGGCACCGGCACGGTCGTCGAACGCAGGCCGTCCGACCACTGGGAGATCGTGAAGATCTCGCTCCCGGCGGACCTCTCCCGGTACGTCGTGGAGAAGGGCTCCATCACCGTGGACGGGGTCAGCCTCACCGTCGTGGACGCCGGACCCGACTACTTCACCATCAGCCTCATCCCCACCACCCTCGCCATGACCACCCTCGGCATCAAGCAGGCGGGCGACCCCGTCAACCTCGAAGTGGACGTACTCGCCAAGTACGTCGAGCGGCTGCTCGGCGCGGACGGCACCCGGGCCACACCCGAGACCGGAGGGCCGCTGAAGTGAGCGCACTGACCTGGCTGAACACCGAGGCGTTCACCGTCGTCGGCCAGCACATCCTGTGGTCCGACATGACCGGCAACACCATCGGGCTGATCGCGCTCGCCCTCGGCTGGCGCCGCTCCATCCTGACCTGGCCCGCACAGTTGCTGTCCGGCGTCATCCTCGTCGCCGCGTACTCCTCCGCCCACCTCAGCGGCGGGGTCGGCAAACAGCTGCTGGTCATCGGGGTGGCCCTCTGGGGCTGGCGGGCGTGGACCCGGGGCAGGCAGCAGGCCCAGGACGGCAGCATCGCCGTGCGGTTCGCGACCTGGCGCGAGCGCGGGCTGCTGCTCGCGGGCGCCGCCGTCGGCACCGTCGCCGTCGCCGCTCTCTTCCTGGCCGTCCCCTCGCTCTCCTGGAGCCCGTGGGCCGACGCCTACATATTCGTCGGCACCCTGGTCGCGATGGTCGCCCAGGCGCGCGGTCTCGTCGAATTCTGGTTCGCGTGGCTGCTCGTCGACCTCGTCGGCGTCCCCCTCGCCTTCCACAGCGGCCTGGCCTTCTCCGGCCTGGTCTACGTGGTCTACTTCGCGCTCGTCCTCTGGGGCCTGCGCGACTGGTGGCTCCGCTCCCGCAGGAGCGCCGAGCCCGCCCTGGAAGGAGCAGCAGCATGACTGCCGAGCCCGTCTGGTACTCGACCGACAACGCCGAGGACCTCTCCCTCGACCCCGTGGAACAGGCCGTACGCGACATCGCGGCGGGCCGGCCCGTGGTGGTCGTCGACGACGAGGACCGCGAGAACGAGGGCGACCTCGTCATCGCGGCCGAGAAGGCGACCCCCGAGATCGTCGCGTTCATGATGAGCGAGTGCCGGGGGCTGATCTGCGCACCCATGGAGGGCGACGAGCTGGCCCGGCTCGACCTCCCGCAGATGGTCGAGAACAACACCGAGTCGATGAAGACGGCCTTCACCGTCTCCGTCGACGCGAGTACCGCGCACGGGGTCACCACCGGCATCTCCGCCGCC comes from the Streptomyces sp. NBC_01471 genome and includes:
- a CDS encoding nicotinamide mononucleotide transporter family protein, translating into MSALTWLNTEAFTVVGQHILWSDMTGNTIGLIALALGWRRSILTWPAQLLSGVILVAAYSSAHLSGGVGKQLLVIGVALWGWRAWTRGRQQAQDGSIAVRFATWRERGLLLAGAAVGTVAVAALFLAVPSLSWSPWADAYIFVGTLVAMVAQARGLVEFWFAWLLVDLVGVPLAFHSGLAFSGLVYVVYFALVLWGLRDWWLRSRRSAEPALEGAAA
- a CDS encoding riboflavin synthase, with product MFTGIVEELGEVTAVENLGDASRFRLRGPVVTKDAKHGDSIAVNGVCLTVVDSGGGEFTADVMAETLNRSSLGALAVGSRVNLERPMALGGRLGGHLVQGHVDGTGTVVERRPSDHWEIVKISLPADLSRYVVEKGSITVDGVSLTVVDAGPDYFTISLIPTTLAMTTLGIKQAGDPVNLEVDVLAKYVERLLGADGTRATPETGGPLK